The bacterium genome includes a region encoding these proteins:
- a CDS encoding cyclopropane-fatty-acyl-phospholipid synthase family protein: MVSVVIQLMEHGYLPDSMIRFGIRKLLRERLKTCELEKSNGSMQRFVNSLSSGPVALVPEKANEQHYELPADFFELVLGPNRKYSSCHYNNRTDSLEQAEQNMLSLTCERAEISDGMDILELGCGWGSLSLWMARRYPKSRITGVSNSSEQRKAILDRAAAEGLTNIEIITADMNSFEINRQFDRVVSVEMFEHMHNYQELLHRISQWLKPDGKLFVHIFSHRTYCYPFVTQGDSDWMATYFFTGGLMPSHNLLSQFNKHLTVEADWFVSGVHYSKSSRDWLINMKLQREAIIDILHQHYGKNEARLWFQRWRIFFMACEELFGMDNGKEWGVSHLRFVKNAGTK; this comes from the coding sequence ATGGTATCAGTAGTTATCCAGTTAATGGAACACGGCTATCTCCCTGATTCGATGATTCGATTCGGCATTCGCAAACTGCTTCGAGAGAGATTGAAAACATGTGAGCTGGAAAAATCAAACGGTAGTATGCAGCGGTTTGTCAATTCGCTGAGTTCTGGTCCAGTAGCTCTTGTACCTGAAAAAGCGAACGAGCAGCATTACGAACTGCCGGCTGATTTCTTTGAATTGGTATTGGGTCCCAACCGAAAATACAGTTCCTGTCACTATAACAATCGAACCGATTCGCTTGAGCAGGCAGAACAGAACATGCTTTCGCTTACCTGTGAACGGGCTGAGATCAGTGATGGAATGGATATTCTTGAGTTGGGATGCGGTTGGGGATCGCTTTCCCTCTGGATGGCGAGGAGGTATCCGAAATCCCGGATTACCGGAGTTTCAAACTCATCAGAGCAAAGAAAGGCGATTCTCGATCGAGCTGCTGCCGAGGGTTTAACTAACATCGAAATCATTACGGCTGACATGAATAGTTTCGAGATCAACCGGCAGTTTGATCGGGTAGTTTCCGTCGAGATGTTTGAACACATGCACAATTACCAGGAATTGTTACATCGAATCTCACAGTGGTTAAAACCGGATGGAAAACTATTTGTTCATATCTTTTCACATCGCACTTACTGTTATCCATTTGTAACACAGGGTGACTCCGATTGGATGGCAACCTATTTCTTTACCGGTGGTCTTATGCCATCACACAATTTGCTTTCTCAGTTCAACAAACACCTGACAGTAGAAGCAGATTGGTTCGTCTCGGGCGTCCATTATTCAAAAAGCAGTAGGGATTGGCTGATAAACATGAAACTTCAGCGTGAAGCAATAATCGACATACTTCATCAGCACTACGGTAAAAATGAAGCTCGATTGTGGTTTCAGCGGTGGCGAATTTTCTTTATGGCATGCGAGGAGTTGTTCGGAATGGACAACGGCAAAGAATGGGGAGTATCTCACCTC